From Rutidosis leptorrhynchoides isolate AG116_Rl617_1_P2 chromosome 3, CSIRO_AGI_Rlap_v1, whole genome shotgun sequence, a single genomic window includes:
- the LOC139900479 gene encoding uncharacterized protein: MASVLELEHLRLPFAVIKVATNDFTSIIGRGGYGSVYKGELALSGKHTTTVAVKRLDSNLTGQGHKEFLMEIQILSRLKHPNLVSLVGFCDEGPERILVYEYAHRGGLDKYLINTVVHSGSPLPLTWKQRLNICVDAARGLDYLHNRAEEHLRVIHRDVKSSNILIDNNGKAMITDFGLSLANNTGDSFLSTIIVGTLGYIDPEYAQTGVLTKASDVYSFGVVLFEVLCGRLCFKPIEETEDRYLLQSFLRYYREGKLNQIINPNLSNYMNTDSMKRFSRIAYQCLLYDPEERPTIDTVLQEIETALQPLIGLQEIVSATRNFSDENFIQKDELGMYYNGKMWLSGKLTDIIARRVGYTYEQIAGFWTEIYMLDSLKHKNIVSIAGFCDENGEKIIIYERTVHGHLDRHLTDATKLTWIQRLKICLGVAQALDYVHYDVIHCDINSSKILLDENWEPKIFGFEHSTKFPGGWRHRLLSSHHFDTSNYRDPTCIDATTVTPRYDVYSFGVMLFEVLCGRKSFLIKDGGVHQSLLELAKRCLADEKLDEIIDKGLRDQMELQSLKIFSEIAYRCLEEQMRRPTMDQVVKKLEEAIEHQWKQENMVLREHQTNVDEATPSAILKRGNLERMMIQLADIITATNNFDKVYCIGSGGYGMVYKADLEHHDVQSLSSKEENKKGARPKRRSTVAIKRIMNRQDDQGEQGFLAELELLTSCNHCNIVSLLGFSRQNKEMILVYEYLTNGSLDDYLASAERKVNLNWCHRLQICLDIAKGLEYLHTNREGKPRIIHRDIKSANILLDESWNAKIADFGLSKFHPTNQLASTILTKHAVGTEVYLDPEYMSTGRYKKESDVYSFGVVLFEILSGRLAYDSHFIEENVKGLAPIARRRFNEKTLKELIDPKMIEEDDEQTFTLNRGPNQDSFDTFSKVAYQCLAETQAKRPTMETVIEELHKALNFQGETMVLLRFQHGDIVRATENFAEKYRVGLDTYNTVYKAELDQFESRNSSSIGEKNNTGEELSKRITVALNVISGRKHGQEKQDFLAEIELRTRYKYSL; the protein is encoded by the exons ATGGCGTCTGTTTTGGAGTTAGAGCACCTCAGATTACCCTTCGCAGTTATTAAAGTGGCCACCAATGACTTCACAAGTATTATCGGGAGGGGAGGATATGGCAGCGTTTATAAAGGAGAGCTTGCACTCTCTGGGAAACATACCACTACTGTCGCTGTTAAGCGACTAGACAGTAACCTTACTGGTCAGGGGCATAAAGAGTTCTTAATGGAGATTCAAATCCTCTCTCGTCTTAAACATCCAAACCTCGTTTCCCTTGTCGGTTTCTGCGATGAAGGCCCTGAAAGAATCCTTGTTTATGAATATGCCCATCGCGGAGGCCTTGATAAGTACCTAATAAATACGGTTGTGCATTCAGGGTCTCCACTTCCACTAACATGGAAGCAAAGACTAAATATCTGTGTAGACGCAGCACGCGGTTTGGATTATCTCCACAACCGTGCTGAAGAACATCTCCGAGTCATTCATAGAGATGTTAAGAGTTCTAATATTCTCATAGATAACAACGGGAAAGCAATGATCACGGATTTCGGTCTTTCTCTTGCCAACAACACAGGCGATTCTTTTCTCAGTACAATTATCGTCGGCACACTAGGGTACATTGATCCCGAATACGCACAAACCGGAGTATTGACAAAGGCATCCGACGTTTATTCATTTGGCGTCGTACTGTTTGAAGTCTTGTGTGGGAGGTTGTGCTTCAAGCCTATTGAAGAGACGGAAGATCGATATTTACTTCAATCATTCCTGAGGTACTATAGAGAAGGAAAGCTTAATCAGATTATCAATCCTAATTTGAGCAATTACATGAACACAGACTCGATGAAAAGGTTTTCACGTATTGCATATCAATGTCTGTTATATGATCCAGAAGAACGCCCAACGATCGATACCGTATTACAAGAAATTGAAACAGCATTACAACCCCTC ATCGGACTTCAAGAGATTGTCTCTGCAACCAGAAACTTTTCTGATGAAAATTTCATTCAGAAAGATGAATTGGGAATGTATTACAATGGGAAAATGTGGCTATCCGGAAAGTTGACTGATATCATTGCACGAAGGGTAGGCTATACATATGAGCAAATAGCTGGGTTCTGGACGGAAATTTACATGCTTGATAGTCTCAAGCATAAAAATATTGTCTCTATTGCTGGATTTTGTGATGAAAATGGCGAGAAGATCATCATTTACGAGCGTACAGTTCATGGACATCTAGATCGGCATCTTACTGATGCAACTAAATTAACATGGATCCAAAGGCTGAAAATCTGTTTAGGTGTTGCACAAGCGTTGGATTACGTTCATTATGATGTCATACATTGTGACATTAACAGCTCTAAAATTTTATTAGATGAAAATTGGGAACCCAAGATATTTGGTTTTGAACATTCCACGAAATTTCCTGGAGGTTGGAGACATCGCCTTCTTTCGTCTCACCACTTTGATACCTCAAACTACAGAGACCCAACATGTATAGATGCCACTACTGTGACACCAAGATATGATGTTTATTCATTTGGGGTGATGTTATTTGAAGTCCTTTGTGGAAGAAAATCTTTTTTGATTAAAGATGGTGGAGTACATCAGTCTCTACTTGAACTGGCTAAACGCTGTCTTGCAGATGAAAAGTTGGATGAGATAATTGATAAGGGTCTAAGGGACCAAATGGAATTACAATCATTGAAAATATTCTCAGAGATAGCATATCGCTGCTTGGAGGAACAAATGCGACGTCCTACTATGGATCAAGTTGTCAAAAAACTGGAGGAGGCGATAGAACATCAATGGAAACAGGAAAATATGGTTTTAAGGGAACACCAAACAAATGTTGATGAGGCTACACCATCCGCCATCTTAAag AGGGGAAACTTGGAACGCATGATGATACAACTAGCTGATATAATTACTGCCACCAACAATTTTGACAAGGTCTATTGTATTGGGTCAGGAGGTTATGGGATGGTGTATAAAGCAGATCTTGAACACCATGATGTCCAAAGTTTGTCATCAAAAGAAGAGAATAAAAAAGGTGCACGGCCCAAACGACGTAGCACAGTAGCAATAAAAAGAATAATGAATAGACAAGATGATCAAGGAGAACAAGGGTTTTTGGCAGAACTTGAATTGCTTACTAGTTGTAATCATTGCAACATCGTCTCTCTTCTtggattttcccgccaaaataaagaaATGATTCTTGTGTACGAATACCTTACTAATGGGAGCCTCGATGATTATTTGGCAAGTGCTGAAAGGAAGGTTAATCTTAATTGGTGTCATCGATTACAAATCTGTCTTGATATTGCAAAGGGGTTGGAGTACCTTCACACCAACAGGGAGGGAAAACCAAGAATAATACACAGAGATATTAAAAGTGCAAATATCTTATTGGATGAAAGTTGGAATGCCAAAATTGCTGATTTTGGTCTCTCAAAATTCCACCCGACAAATCAGTTAGCGAGCACTATCCTAACTAAACATGCTGTAGGTACAGAGGTGTATTTGGATCCAGAGTATATGAGTACAGGCAGGTATAAAAAAGAATCTGATGTTTATTCCTTCGGGGTAGTTCTGTTTGAAATACTATCCGGGAGGTTGGCATATGATTCACATTTCATTGAGGAAAATGTTAAGGGGCTTGCACCTATTGCACGACGACGATTCAACGAGAAAACTCTAAAGGAATTAATAGATCCTAAGATgatagaagaagatgatgaacaaacgTTCACTCTAAATAGAGGTCCTAATCAAGATTCTTTCGACACATTTTCGAAAGTCGCCTACCAATGCTTGGCAGAAACTCAAGCCAAGCGTCCAACAATGGAAACTGTCATCGAAGAACTTCATAAAGCATTAAACTTTCAA GGAGAGACCATGGTACTCTTAAGGTTTCAACACGGTGATATAGTTCGAGCCACCGAGAATTTTGCAGAAAAGTATCGTGTTGGGTTAGACACATATAATACCGTGTACAAAGCAGAACTTGATCAATTTGAAAGTAGGAATTCCTCTTCAATAGGGGAGAAGAATAATACTGGGGAAGAGCTAAGTAAACGCATCACTGTGGCATTGAATGTCATCTCTGGTAGaaaacatgggcaagaaaaacaaGATTTCCTTGCAGAAATTGAATTGCGTACTCGTTATAAGTACTCGTTATAA